The Amycolatopsis mongoliensis genome includes a window with the following:
- a CDS encoding CHAT domain-containing tetratricopeptide repeat protein: MTGPTEADLQLLALIQHVHGLLGQGRHQDAYGALMSGLDLAEAESTDRLTVFAFYRLLGQAARQARQFDDARKAYALAFGIARELEDLNAVSAALEGLGLVELADERLPEADEYLAEAVKAAQASGEADGYRAALQNHAMVLSRRGDPRAVERYEEALAVPGQSAALRAITTDNLADELHRQGRFAESIAKTREAAAMFREAGAGYDEFVALHNLALRARKADAEAATQAFVDAHDLIHRLHADVDVERYTTGHEQMVRRIEQRTAEKFAAEHSDGETTLEIGLFAKTASDATDEGERLLGRHRYADAERLLRQAEAAWDHLGAVHCLPRVWNGLGYLYMETGDHEAAWQYLERAKQYANQLGDARRELIALVNQCSLSRRFEGIPQQQALELLARARGLQAFVRDRQAERLTGVELTEPQREELASIADGGVLDGIAAGLAAEHGAAELEERYLRRFVAAGQRSADDMPGRFASRRARLMHFLFRQGRTDEAAEIATQLEAALAVTPDVALEFVVNTVLGGLAVEDGRWTEETLQRLERACAAHSELRRSAVDVGEAARFGVYVEPPYREAVEVAIDLGHAERAFELVQAAKSRALLDAVRDRPPVVDDPLAAEEEQLWQRLVGLRTRSVGEELSPRERVTRLLAVDKEIEEVRGRLEDVWDQLPPDVRLHRMATPSTGPDVRALLSLRGERTLLEFFTGDKGIYVFTVAAGEIGVRLVVPADDPDLAEFGRLLNDDDPRGLDRLLAQPVYQRLARLVGEVRTDVYVAPHGVLHLASLHLVPREDGGIEPRPGTFVVPSASLLRAVHSGSWARRSTLVIGGDPLGDLPFARAEAAGVAARLGGEARHGGDLTFDWLAGALDGTARLVHLACHAVFDEARPERSGLLLAHPEGGPDRVTLSRLASLDWSGALVVLGSCQSGKHRVRTGDELTGIASTLLAAGATALVSTFRPVPDLATALLMLWFHDRLGADGDGSLEAVSTALTDAQRRVAAASAREVLAWVVDRVAAGELDLALAYTLLSVAHRAAGNVEEFAACRYRRQQLREGSVEEALADVARQRAVGPGYGERPFRAAVNWAPFSITSGG; encoded by the coding sequence GTGACCGGTCCGACGGAAGCGGACCTGCAGCTGCTGGCCCTGATCCAGCACGTTCACGGGCTCCTGGGCCAGGGGCGGCACCAGGACGCCTACGGGGCCCTGATGAGCGGGCTCGACCTCGCGGAGGCCGAGTCCACCGACCGGCTGACCGTGTTCGCGTTCTACCGGCTGCTCGGCCAGGCCGCGCGGCAGGCCCGGCAGTTCGACGACGCCCGGAAGGCGTACGCACTCGCCTTCGGGATCGCCCGGGAGCTCGAGGACCTCAACGCGGTCAGCGCCGCGCTCGAAGGGCTCGGGCTGGTGGAGCTGGCCGACGAGCGGCTGCCCGAAGCGGACGAGTACCTGGCCGAAGCCGTCAAGGCGGCTCAGGCGTCCGGGGAGGCCGATGGCTATCGCGCCGCTCTGCAGAACCACGCGATGGTGCTGTCCCGGCGCGGGGACCCGCGGGCGGTCGAGCGGTACGAGGAGGCGCTGGCCGTCCCGGGACAGTCGGCGGCGCTGCGGGCCATCACCACCGACAACCTCGCCGACGAGCTGCACCGGCAGGGCCGCTTCGCCGAGTCGATCGCGAAGACGCGCGAAGCCGCGGCGATGTTCCGCGAAGCCGGCGCGGGTTACGACGAGTTCGTGGCCCTGCACAACCTCGCCCTGCGCGCCCGCAAGGCCGACGCCGAAGCCGCGACGCAGGCCTTCGTCGACGCCCACGACCTGATCCACCGGTTGCACGCCGACGTCGACGTCGAGCGCTACACGACCGGGCACGAGCAGATGGTGCGCCGGATCGAGCAGCGGACCGCGGAGAAGTTCGCCGCGGAGCATTCCGACGGCGAAACGACGCTCGAGATCGGGCTCTTCGCGAAGACTGCTTCGGACGCCACCGACGAGGGGGAACGGCTGCTGGGCCGGCACCGGTACGCCGACGCCGAGCGCCTTCTCCGGCAGGCCGAGGCGGCGTGGGACCACCTCGGCGCCGTCCACTGCCTGCCGCGCGTCTGGAACGGCCTCGGCTACCTGTACATGGAGACCGGCGACCACGAAGCCGCGTGGCAGTACCTGGAACGCGCGAAGCAGTACGCGAACCAGCTCGGCGACGCCCGGCGCGAGCTGATCGCGCTGGTCAACCAGTGCAGCCTCAGCCGGCGGTTCGAGGGCATCCCGCAGCAGCAGGCTCTCGAGCTCCTGGCGCGGGCCCGCGGTCTGCAGGCGTTCGTCCGCGACCGGCAGGCCGAGCGGCTGACCGGCGTCGAGCTGACGGAGCCGCAGCGCGAAGAGCTCGCGAGTATCGCCGACGGTGGTGTCCTCGACGGCATCGCTGCCGGGCTCGCGGCCGAACACGGCGCCGCCGAGCTGGAGGAGCGGTACCTGCGGCGGTTCGTGGCCGCCGGTCAGCGGTCGGCCGACGACATGCCGGGACGGTTCGCGAGCCGGCGCGCGCGGCTCATGCACTTCCTGTTCCGGCAGGGGAGGACCGACGAAGCCGCCGAGATCGCCACGCAGCTCGAAGCGGCGCTCGCGGTCACCCCCGACGTCGCGCTGGAGTTCGTCGTCAACACCGTGCTCGGCGGGCTCGCCGTCGAGGACGGGCGGTGGACCGAGGAGACGCTGCAGCGGCTGGAACGGGCCTGCGCCGCCCATTCGGAGCTGCGGCGGAGCGCGGTCGACGTCGGGGAGGCCGCCCGGTTCGGCGTGTACGTCGAGCCGCCGTACCGGGAGGCCGTCGAGGTCGCGATCGACCTCGGGCACGCCGAGCGGGCGTTCGAGCTGGTGCAGGCCGCGAAGTCCCGCGCCCTGCTCGACGCCGTGCGCGACCGGCCGCCGGTCGTGGACGATCCGCTGGCGGCGGAGGAAGAGCAGCTGTGGCAGCGGCTCGTGGGGCTGCGCACTCGCTCGGTCGGCGAGGAGCTCTCGCCGCGCGAGCGCGTCACCCGGCTGCTCGCCGTCGACAAGGAGATCGAAGAGGTCCGCGGCCGGCTCGAGGACGTCTGGGATCAGCTCCCGCCCGATGTCCGATTGCACCGGATGGCGACGCCGTCCACCGGGCCGGACGTGCGCGCGCTGCTCTCGCTGCGCGGGGAACGGACGCTGCTCGAGTTCTTCACCGGCGACAAAGGCATCTACGTCTTCACGGTCGCCGCCGGGGAAATCGGGGTCCGGCTGGTCGTCCCGGCGGACGATCCCGACCTCGCCGAGTTCGGGCGGCTGCTGAACGACGACGATCCGCGCGGCCTCGACCGCCTGCTCGCCCAGCCGGTGTACCAGCGGCTGGCGCGGCTCGTCGGGGAGGTCCGCACCGATGTGTACGTCGCGCCGCACGGCGTGCTCCACCTGGCGTCGCTGCACCTCGTGCCCCGCGAGGACGGGGGTATCGAGCCGCGGCCCGGGACGTTCGTGGTGCCCAGCGCATCCCTGCTGCGCGCGGTGCACAGCGGCTCGTGGGCGCGACGGTCGACGCTGGTCATCGGCGGTGACCCGCTCGGTGACCTGCCGTTCGCGCGGGCGGAGGCGGCCGGTGTCGCGGCCCGGCTGGGCGGTGAGGCGCGCCACGGCGGCGACCTGACGTTCGACTGGCTCGCCGGCGCCCTCGACGGCACCGCGCGCCTGGTGCACCTGGCCTGCCACGCCGTGTTCGACGAAGCCCGCCCCGAACGTTCGGGCCTGCTGCTCGCGCATCCGGAAGGCGGGCCGGACCGGGTGACGCTGTCCCGGCTGGCCTCGCTGGACTGGTCGGGCGCGCTCGTCGTGCTCGGCTCCTGCCAGAGCGGGAAGCACCGGGTCCGGACCGGCGACGAGCTGACCGGTATCGCGAGCACCCTGCTCGCCGCGGGAGCGACGGCGCTGGTCAGCACGTTCCGCCCGGTCCCGGACCTCGCGACGGCGTTGCTGATGCTCTGGTTCCACGACCGGCTCGGCGCGGACGGCGACGGGTCGCTCGAGGCGGTGAGCACGGCCCTGACCGACGCCCAGCGTCGCGTCGCCGCGGCCAGTGCCCGGGAGGTGCTGGCCTGGGTCGTCGACCGGGTGGCCGCCGGGGAGCTGGACCTGGCGCTGGCCTACACACTGCTTTCGGTGGCGCACCGGGCGGCGGGGAACGTCGAGGAGTTCGCCGCCTGCCGGTACCGGCGTCAGCAGCTCCGGGAGGGTTCGGTGGAAGAAGCGCTGGCGGACGTGGCCCGCCAGCGCGCGGTCGGGCCGGGGTACGGCGAGCGGCCCTTCCGCGCGGCGGTGAACTGGGCGCCGTTCTCGATCACCTCGGGCGGGTGA
- a CDS encoding multifunctional oxoglutarate decarboxylase/oxoglutarate dehydrogenase thiamine pyrophosphate-binding subunit/dihydrolipoyllysine-residue succinyltransferase subunit, giving the protein MSSSSPASQFGPNEWLVEEMYDQFLADPSSVDAAWHDFFADFKPTQNAQAKADNARQQQADAKTATNGQASQPSAGAVRNAESAAKQAATKPAPAKADPKPAQKAAPQPAAAKAEPKADAKKEEPESKQLRGAAAAIAKNMDASLSVPTATSVRAVPAKLMADNRIVINNHLKRTRGGKISFTHLIGYAMVRALKNYPNMNRHYQLIDGKPFAVTPEHVNFGLAIDMKGKDGSRTLVVASIKGCEDMTFLQFWQAYEEIVKKARNNKLTADDFSGTTISLTNPGGIGTNHSVPRLQAGQGAIIGVGAMQYPAAFEGTSEKTLVDLGISKIMTLTSTYDHRIIQGAESGEFLKRIHQLLLGEDGFYDDVFTSLRLPYEPIRWVADIPEGPVDKTARVIELIDAFRMRGHLMADTDPLNYRQRSHADLDVLSHGLTLWDLDREFPVGGFAGQERMKLRDILGVLRNSYCRTVGIEYTHILDPEERRWIQERVEIPHEKPDPAVQKYVLSKLNAAEAFETFLQTKYVGQKRFSLEGGETAIPLLDTLLDKAAEHELDEVVIGMPHRGRLNVLANIVGKPISQIFQEFEGNLDPGQAHGSGDVKYHLGAEGKYFRMFGDGETKVSLTANPSHLETVDPVLEGIVRAKQDLLDKGGEGYTVLPVLMHGDAAFAGQGVVAETLNLSLLRGYRTGGTVHVIVNNQVGFTTAPEHSRSSQYATDVAKMIGSPIFHVNGDDPEAAHWVAKLAVEYRQAFHKDVVIDLICYRRRGHNEGDDPSMTQPAMYDIIDTKRSVRKTYTESLIGRGDISVEEAEAALRDFSSQLEHVFNEVRELEKHPAKASPSVEEEQQVPAKVATAITSETLEHIGDAFVNVPEGFTPHPRVKPVMERRHKMSREGDIDWAFGELLAFGSLAMEGRLVRLSGQDSRRGTFTQRHSVFIDRKTGQEYSPLQNLADGQGRVMIYDSALSEYAAVGFEYGYSVANPESLVMWEAQFGDFVNGAQTVIDEYISSGEAKWGQRSDVVLLLPHGHEGQGPDHTSGRIERFLSLCAEGSMTVAVPSTPANYFHLLRRHALDGIQRPLVVFTPKSMLRNKAATSPTEDFTGQSRFMSVIDDVTPDPAQIRKVLLTSGKLYWELVAERTKREAHDVAIVRIEQYYPLPKKKLAAALERYTNATEVAWVQEEPENQGAWPFFGLNLPRKFPELLSGLQVVSRRPMAAPSAGSSKVHEVEQKALISKAFD; this is encoded by the coding sequence GTGTCCAGCAGCAGCCCTGCGTCACAGTTCGGCCCCAACGAGTGGCTGGTCGAAGAGATGTACGACCAGTTCCTCGCCGACCCTTCTTCAGTCGATGCCGCATGGCACGACTTCTTCGCGGACTTCAAGCCGACGCAGAACGCGCAGGCCAAGGCGGACAACGCCCGGCAGCAGCAGGCCGACGCCAAGACCGCCACCAACGGCCAGGCGTCCCAGCCGTCGGCCGGGGCCGTGCGGAACGCGGAGTCGGCGGCCAAGCAGGCGGCCACCAAGCCGGCCCCCGCGAAGGCGGACCCGAAGCCGGCGCAGAAGGCAGCGCCGCAGCCGGCCGCCGCCAAGGCCGAGCCGAAGGCCGACGCGAAGAAGGAAGAGCCGGAGTCGAAGCAGCTGCGCGGTGCCGCGGCCGCCATCGCGAAGAACATGGACGCCTCGCTGAGCGTCCCCACCGCGACCAGCGTGCGTGCGGTCCCGGCCAAGCTGATGGCGGACAACCGCATCGTCATCAACAACCACCTCAAGCGCACCCGCGGCGGCAAGATCTCCTTCACGCACCTCATCGGCTACGCCATGGTGCGGGCGCTGAAGAACTACCCGAACATGAACCGGCACTACCAGCTGATCGACGGGAAGCCGTTCGCGGTCACGCCGGAGCACGTCAACTTCGGGCTCGCGATCGACATGAAGGGCAAGGACGGCTCCCGCACGCTCGTCGTGGCCTCGATCAAGGGCTGCGAGGACATGACGTTCCTGCAGTTCTGGCAGGCCTACGAGGAGATCGTCAAGAAGGCCCGCAACAACAAGCTCACCGCGGACGACTTCTCCGGCACCACCATCTCGCTGACCAACCCGGGCGGCATCGGCACGAACCACTCGGTGCCGCGCCTGCAGGCCGGCCAGGGCGCCATCATCGGCGTCGGCGCCATGCAGTACCCGGCGGCGTTCGAGGGAACCAGCGAGAAGACGCTGGTCGACCTCGGCATCAGCAAGATCATGACGCTGACCTCGACCTACGACCACCGCATCATCCAGGGCGCGGAGTCCGGCGAGTTCCTCAAGCGCATCCACCAGCTGCTGCTCGGCGAAGACGGCTTCTACGACGACGTCTTCACCAGCCTGCGCCTGCCGTACGAGCCGATCCGCTGGGTCGCCGACATCCCCGAGGGCCCGGTCGACAAGACCGCCCGCGTGATCGAGCTGATCGACGCGTTCCGGATGCGCGGCCACCTGATGGCCGACACCGACCCGCTGAACTACCGCCAGCGCAGCCACGCGGACCTGGACGTCCTGTCCCACGGCCTGACGCTCTGGGACCTCGACCGCGAGTTCCCGGTCGGCGGCTTCGCCGGCCAGGAGCGGATGAAGCTGCGCGACATCCTGGGCGTCCTGCGCAACTCGTACTGCCGCACGGTCGGCATCGAGTACACCCACATCCTCGACCCCGAGGAGCGCCGCTGGATCCAGGAGCGCGTCGAGATCCCGCACGAGAAGCCGGACCCCGCGGTCCAGAAGTACGTGCTTTCGAAGCTGAACGCCGCCGAGGCGTTCGAGACGTTCCTGCAGACCAAGTACGTCGGCCAGAAGCGGTTCTCGCTCGAAGGCGGCGAGACGGCGATCCCGCTGCTCGACACGCTGCTGGACAAGGCCGCCGAGCACGAGCTCGACGAGGTCGTCATCGGCATGCCGCACCGCGGCCGGCTGAACGTCCTGGCCAACATCGTCGGCAAGCCGATCAGCCAGATCTTCCAGGAGTTCGAGGGCAACCTCGACCCGGGACAGGCGCACGGCTCCGGTGACGTGAAGTACCACCTCGGCGCCGAAGGCAAGTACTTCCGCATGTTCGGCGACGGCGAGACGAAGGTGTCGCTGACGGCGAACCCGTCGCACCTGGAGACCGTCGACCCGGTGCTCGAGGGCATCGTCCGCGCGAAGCAGGACCTCCTGGACAAGGGCGGCGAGGGCTACACCGTGCTGCCGGTCCTGATGCACGGCGACGCGGCCTTCGCGGGCCAGGGCGTCGTCGCCGAGACGCTGAACCTGTCGCTGCTGCGCGGGTACCGCACCGGCGGCACCGTGCACGTGATCGTCAACAACCAGGTCGGCTTCACGACCGCGCCGGAGCACTCGCGGTCCAGCCAGTACGCCACCGACGTCGCGAAGATGATCGGCTCGCCGATCTTCCACGTGAACGGTGACGACCCGGAGGCCGCGCACTGGGTGGCCAAGCTGGCCGTCGAGTACCGGCAGGCGTTCCACAAGGACGTCGTCATCGACCTGATCTGCTACCGCCGCCGCGGCCACAACGAGGGCGACGACCCCTCGATGACGCAGCCGGCGATGTACGACATCATCGACACGAAGCGTTCGGTGCGGAAGACCTACACCGAGTCGCTGATCGGCCGCGGGGACATCTCCGTCGAAGAGGCCGAAGCCGCGTTGCGCGACTTCTCGAGCCAGCTGGAGCACGTCTTCAACGAGGTCCGGGAGCTGGAGAAGCACCCGGCGAAGGCGAGCCCCTCGGTCGAGGAGGAGCAGCAGGTGCCGGCCAAGGTCGCGACGGCGATCACCAGCGAGACGCTGGAGCACATCGGCGACGCGTTCGTGAACGTGCCGGAGGGCTTCACGCCGCACCCGCGCGTCAAGCCGGTCATGGAGCGCCGCCACAAGATGTCCCGCGAAGGCGACATCGACTGGGCGTTCGGCGAGCTGCTCGCGTTCGGGTCGCTGGCCATGGAGGGCCGCCTGGTGCGGCTGTCGGGCCAGGACTCCCGCCGCGGCACGTTCACCCAGCGGCACTCGGTGTTCATCGACCGCAAGACCGGCCAGGAGTACTCGCCGCTGCAGAACCTGGCCGACGGCCAGGGCCGCGTGATGATCTACGACTCGGCGCTGTCGGAGTACGCGGCTGTCGGCTTCGAGTACGGCTACTCCGTGGCCAACCCCGAGTCGCTGGTCATGTGGGAAGCGCAGTTCGGTGACTTCGTCAACGGCGCGCAGACCGTCATCGACGAGTACATCTCCTCGGGCGAGGCCAAGTGGGGCCAGCGCTCGGACGTCGTGCTGCTGCTGCCGCACGGCCACGAGGGCCAGGGCCCGGACCACACGTCCGGCCGCATCGAGCGGTTCCTCTCGCTGTGCGCGGAGGGCTCGATGACGGTGGCGGTGCCGTCCACCCCGGCGAACTACTTCCACCTGCTGCGCCGGCACGCCCTCGACGGCATCCAGCGCCCGCTGGTCGTCTTCACGCCGAAGTCGATGCTGCGCAACAAGGCCGCGACGTCACCGACCGAGGACTTCACCGGCCAGAGCCGGTTCATGTCCGTCATCGACGACGTGACACCGGACCCGGCGCAGATCCGCAAGGTGCTGCTGACCTCCGGGAAGCTGTACTGGGAGCTGGTCGCGGAGCGGACCAAGCGCGAGGCGCACGACGTCGCGATCGTGCGGATCGAGCAGTACTACCCGCTGCCGAAGAAGAAGCTGGCGGCGGCCCTGGAGCGGTACACGAACGCGACGGAGGTCGCGTGGGTCCAGGAGGAGCCGGAGAACCAGGGTGCGTGGCCGTTCTTCGGCCTGAACCTGCCCCGGAAGTTCCCGGAGCTGCTCTCGGGCCTGCAGGTCGTCTCGCGGCGCCCGATGGCGGCGCCGTCGGCCGGCTCGTCGAAGGTGCACGAGGTGGAGCAGAAGGCGCTGATCTCGAAGGCGTTCGACTGA
- a CDS encoding DUF4291 domain-containing protein — protein MFEQQRAPDRQIRAAQTETTVRVYQAYSPAIADAALEKQTFVEPFNRDRMTWIKPSFRWMAYRCGYGRKPGQERILAIDITRAGFEWALGHAALSHPRRDQPKDDWRRELKTSPVRIQWDPERDLHHTALNFRAIQIGLSGEAVDHYADEWITAITDVTPVMRDISGLLATDQLHKAVKLVPHEPPYELSADLARAIDATG, from the coding sequence ATGTTCGAACAGCAGCGGGCACCCGATCGGCAGATCCGGGCCGCGCAGACCGAGACGACCGTCCGGGTCTACCAGGCCTATTCACCCGCGATCGCGGACGCGGCGCTCGAGAAACAGACTTTCGTCGAGCCGTTCAACCGCGATCGGATGACCTGGATCAAACCGTCGTTCCGCTGGATGGCCTACCGCTGCGGTTATGGCAGGAAGCCAGGCCAGGAGCGCATCCTGGCCATCGACATCACGCGCGCCGGTTTCGAGTGGGCCCTCGGGCACGCCGCGCTGAGCCATCCTCGCCGCGACCAGCCGAAGGACGACTGGCGGCGTGAACTCAAGACGAGCCCGGTGCGCATCCAGTGGGATCCGGAGCGAGACCTGCACCACACCGCGCTGAACTTCCGGGCCATCCAGATCGGCCTGAGCGGCGAAGCGGTCGACCACTACGCCGACGAGTGGATCACCGCCATCACCGACGTCACGCCGGTGATGCGCGACATCTCCGGCCTCCTGGCCACCGACCAGCTGCACAAGGCCGTCAAGCTGGTCCCCCACGAGCCGCCGTACGAGCTGTCCGCGGACCTCGCGCGAGCCATCGACGCCACCGGCTAA